The following proteins are encoded in a genomic region of Halomicroarcula saliterrae:
- a CDS encoding ABC transporter ATP-binding protein, with protein MAHETPAIETNNLRKEYPDTVAVNGISLSVDYGTIFGLLGPNGAGKTTTMRMLTTLTQPTAGTARIDGIAIEQQETVRSRIGFLPENPPIHDELSGREQLEYVAKLRDVPPTAREERIETYLNRLDLDAADSRISTYSKGMRQKIGLIQTLLHEPNVVFLDEPTSGLDPRAAKQMQEIIEELAAEETTIVLSTHILPVVDKLADRVGVVHDGDFVAEAAPDEIKSRAGTEGNESLEDAFLSITRDSRPPAK; from the coding sequence ATGGCTCACGAGACTCCCGCTATCGAGACTAACAATCTCCGAAAGGAGTACCCCGATACCGTGGCAGTCAACGGCATATCACTCTCTGTCGATTATGGCACAATCTTCGGCCTGCTCGGTCCAAACGGGGCTGGAAAGACGACGACGATGCGGATGTTGACGACGCTGACACAACCGACCGCAGGCACGGCCCGCATCGACGGGATTGCGATAGAGCAACAAGAGACGGTCAGATCTCGGATAGGGTTCCTGCCGGAAAACCCACCAATCCACGACGAACTTTCCGGCCGCGAACAGCTCGAATACGTCGCAAAACTGCGCGACGTTCCACCGACAGCACGCGAGGAACGAATTGAAACCTATCTGAATCGGTTAGACCTTGATGCGGCAGACAGTCGAATCAGTACGTACTCTAAAGGGATGCGACAGAAGATCGGTTTGATCCAGACACTCCTCCACGAACCGAACGTCGTTTTTCTGGACGAACCTACGAGTGGACTAGACCCTAGGGCCGCAAAGCAGATGCAGGAGATCATCGAAGAACTCGCTGCAGAGGAGACTACTATCGTTCTCTCGACTCATATCTTACCAGTAGTGGACAAGTTAGCGGATAGAGTGGGCGTCGTACATGACGGGGATTTCGTTGCTGAGGCCGCTCCGGATGAGATCAAGTCTCGCGCCGGGACCGAAGGAAACGAGTCACTGGAAGATGCTTTCCTCTCTATTACGCGGGATTCTAGACCCCCCGCGAAATAA
- a CDS encoding ABC transporter ATP-binding protein produces MTFNSETSGLQESDSRSASESSVATKEVALKVEGLTKQFDAAEDAVTAVDDVSFSVPRNSVVGLLGPNGAGKTTTIKSILGLVKPDEGDIEINGVDARANPHRMHEHVDAMLEGARNDYWRLTVEENLRYFAGLSGTDPTVANERYTDLLEKFDLDDKRDVVVRNLSRGMKQKVSVASVLASESSIVFLDEPTLGLDVESTAVLRRELTKIIDERDLTVFLSSHDMDVIEAVCDRVIIMEDGRIIANEQVDALLEMFDRQRFEIEVEGLDNDVRSTIERSFPTAEIESVGDRIQVAVSVGDDGFYSLMSHFQQYSVSIVDIATGTPDMENVFLELIGRDDD; encoded by the coding sequence ATGACATTCAATTCCGAGACCTCCGGGTTGCAGGAGTCGGATTCCAGGAGTGCTAGCGAGTCCTCAGTTGCCACAAAAGAGGTGGCCCTCAAAGTGGAGGGCCTCACGAAACAGTTCGACGCCGCTGAAGACGCCGTAACCGCTGTCGACGACGTTTCGTTTTCAGTGCCACGGAATTCGGTCGTGGGCCTCCTCGGACCGAACGGGGCCGGGAAGACGACGACAATCAAATCGATACTGGGTCTTGTCAAGCCCGACGAGGGCGATATCGAAATCAACGGGGTAGACGCGAGAGCGAATCCCCATCGTATGCACGAACACGTTGACGCGATGCTCGAGGGTGCTCGCAACGATTACTGGCGACTCACGGTCGAGGAGAACCTTCGATACTTCGCCGGGCTCAGTGGCACTGACCCGACGGTTGCGAACGAACGGTATACGGACCTCCTCGAGAAGTTCGACCTCGATGACAAGCGTGACGTCGTGGTTCGGAACCTCTCACGGGGCATGAAGCAGAAGGTGTCCGTTGCGAGTGTCCTGGCCAGTGAGTCATCGATTGTGTTCCTTGACGAGCCAACACTCGGCCTCGACGTCGAGAGCACGGCAGTACTCCGTCGTGAGCTCACCAAGATCATCGACGAACGGGACCTGACGGTATTCCTCTCGAGTCATGACATGGATGTCATCGAGGCGGTCTGTGATAGGGTGATTATCATGGAGGACGGGCGTATCATCGCCAATGAGCAGGTCGATGCACTGCTAGAAATGTTTGATCGACAGCGATTCGAGATCGAAGTCGAGGGCCTCGACAATGACGTTCGTTCAACTATCGAGAGGTCGTTTCCGACTGCCGAAATCGAATCGGTCGGGGACCGGATTCAGGTGGCGGTGTCCGTCGGGGATGACGGGTTCTACAGTCTTATGTCTCACTTTCAGCAGTACAGCGTTTCAATCGTCGATATCGCTACCGGGACGCCCGACATGGAAAACGTGTTTCTGGAGCTGATCGGGAGGGACGACGACTGA
- a CDS encoding SAM-dependent methyltransferase, with product MSSSDLAVGEVESHYTDMIGQFKQVWSMSGHKSIHAGYHDDHPDSEESAARNMIRELAETAEVDSTDRVLNIGCGAGDAAVWLVRERDAEVVGVDICEPLLDEAREHAFEFEADDQTSFVQDDFHELSSIDEEFDVVWGLESIEHSSDLETAVETVRRVLKDDGVAVFADNFISTSERSGRDQKRIETMNDRLRYNLTEIETIKEELTAGGFSDVEVRDISEYVLPSIKSQYRLSVATLPWYKLMTPLGIANRPKSDLVHGSYHSYKLFKKDVLGYYIVRASA from the coding sequence ATGAGCAGCTCAGACCTCGCTGTAGGAGAGGTAGAATCCCACTACACCGACATGATTGGTCAGTTCAAACAAGTGTGGTCGATGTCGGGCCACAAGAGCATCCACGCCGGATACCATGACGACCATCCCGACAGTGAAGAATCGGCGGCCCGAAACATGATCCGGGAGCTAGCTGAAACAGCGGAGGTCGACTCCACCGACCGTGTCCTCAATATCGGTTGCGGTGCCGGCGATGCCGCCGTCTGGCTCGTGAGAGAGCGCGATGCAGAGGTCGTAGGTGTGGACATCTGTGAACCACTCCTCGATGAGGCTCGGGAACATGCTTTTGAGTTCGAAGCCGACGACCAGACCTCGTTTGTCCAGGACGACTTTCACGAGCTGTCGAGTATCGATGAGGAATTCGATGTCGTTTGGGGGCTCGAATCTATCGAACATTCATCAGACCTCGAGACCGCGGTCGAGACGGTCCGACGGGTCCTCAAAGACGACGGCGTTGCCGTGTTCGCGGACAATTTTATCAGTACGTCAGAACGCTCAGGGCGCGATCAGAAACGAATCGAGACAATGAACGACCGATTGCGGTACAATCTCACAGAGATAGAAACGATCAAAGAGGAACTGACTGCTGGTGGCTTCTCCGACGTCGAGGTCCGTGACATCAGCGAGTACGTCTTGCCCAGTATCAAAAGTCAGTACCGTCTCTCGGTCGCGACACTCCCGTGGTACAAGTTGATGACTCCGCTCGGTATTGCGAACAGGCCGAAATCGGATCTCGTACACGGTTCATACCACTCCTACAAACTGTTCAAAAAGGATGTCCTTGGCTATTACATCGTACGAGCATCAGCATGA
- a CDS encoding PKD domain-containing protein, giving the protein MGVKRQLGGGTLAKLLLVVCVLGLVGIAAEPVAASNHGCFAVFTEDGDGDDASTYVYLESIDGDYSTGSETTDDSSCSRDGTSEDSYDGYIFDVPSDDYYLQIYGDDSNHFWGLYEVYVSEEGVVTSNTEILDRGAVYATDADVSSSRDTTRFQPGETATLDLDVYNGQPSGSNDIEVEVFVHDPSESPSAATETYTYDVSAEDSETFTPEFTAPDDEGEYEVTVKIRTDTVRGYFLSDEVTAETIDVEAFEPPEIDSSTPSDSAVTVTGDDATTFSVSASDPDTATSSLTHTWYVDGREVTTGERFRFDAGDYRGGERDVEVVVSDGTTETRDVSESWTVEVVEAPSIETVTPGNSEVDTGSEVTFSADATDPGGYTPLRYEWRIDGRTYEGSDVSRTFTSSGEVRAEVTVTNSQGVSTTQSFDIDVEAVEPRIDDVTGGGAEITAGESVTLSATASDPAGRDVGMSYSWTVLGDTYDGSSVTVSPREVGQHDIELVVTNEYGTETTQRTTITVTNERPALSAAGSPDRSLTAGQSERFTVSVADSDASDTELQLSVNGAVVSERRLSQQRAEATFSHRFSTPGEYSIEITATDGNGASATVGWEADVASRPPEFRNWDPETSRLSALTGDTLTFDVDASDPDGQLVGYQWYIDDSYAGSGQTFTRQFDRHGQYTVTVVASDADNASRERSWDVTVNSFNQEPRIDDQISAVRLDRNSSTEFATVSLLNPSVNDRTAKVEVIVRPPDGLSVTSAENVQSGNPSQYRVSGRAAPGASTSLTLGLLLEDASMLGRTVGVDYSVIYYPEGQRADSVVLDNSTREIAIGNQETATSSAGRPTSGSGDGFTVLTALAGSVLSAWLLSRRRE; this is encoded by the coding sequence TACGTGTATCTCGAGTCGATAGATGGCGACTATTCCACCGGGAGTGAAACGACGGACGACAGCTCTTGCAGTCGGGACGGAACGAGCGAAGACAGCTACGACGGGTATATTTTCGACGTTCCCTCTGACGATTATTACCTGCAGATCTACGGGGACGACTCGAACCACTTCTGGGGACTCTACGAAGTGTACGTCTCAGAAGAGGGGGTCGTCACCAGCAACACCGAAATTCTGGACCGCGGTGCGGTCTATGCGACAGACGCCGACGTTTCTTCCTCTCGTGACACGACTCGATTCCAACCCGGAGAGACTGCGACGCTAGATCTGGACGTCTACAACGGGCAACCGTCCGGCTCGAACGACATCGAGGTCGAAGTGTTTGTCCACGACCCGTCCGAGTCCCCGTCTGCCGCTACGGAAACGTATACTTACGACGTGTCCGCGGAGGACAGCGAGACGTTCACTCCGGAGTTCACTGCGCCCGACGACGAGGGCGAATACGAGGTGACGGTGAAAATACGGACCGACACAGTTCGCGGGTATTTCCTCTCTGACGAGGTCACCGCGGAGACGATCGACGTAGAGGCGTTTGAGCCGCCCGAAATCGACAGCAGTACGCCGAGCGACAGTGCTGTCACAGTTACGGGAGACGACGCGACGACGTTTTCCGTTTCGGCGAGTGACCCGGACACAGCGACCAGTTCGCTCACGCACACGTGGTACGTCGACGGTCGGGAAGTCACGACGGGAGAGCGCTTCAGATTCGACGCGGGTGACTACCGTGGCGGCGAGCGCGATGTCGAAGTCGTCGTTTCAGACGGCACAACCGAGACGCGAGACGTCTCCGAGTCCTGGACTGTCGAGGTGGTCGAGGCCCCATCTATCGAGACGGTAACTCCGGGCAATTCCGAAGTCGATACCGGCTCCGAGGTCACGTTCAGTGCCGATGCGACTGATCCGGGTGGCTACACGCCGCTGCGTTACGAGTGGCGGATAGATGGACGAACGTACGAGGGGTCGGACGTCTCTCGAACGTTTACGTCGTCCGGGGAAGTGCGGGCCGAGGTTACGGTCACGAATTCCCAGGGCGTCTCGACGACTCAATCGTTCGACATCGACGTCGAAGCCGTGGAACCGCGAATCGACGACGTGACCGGCGGTGGGGCCGAAATCACTGCCGGCGAATCAGTCACGCTGTCGGCCACTGCCTCTGACCCGGCCGGCCGAGACGTCGGCATGTCTTACAGCTGGACCGTCCTCGGCGACACCTACGACGGTTCGTCCGTCACCGTCTCGCCGAGAGAGGTCGGCCAACACGACATCGAACTGGTGGTGACCAACGAGTACGGAACGGAAACGACCCAGCGGACGACGATTACAGTCACCAACGAGCGGCCGGCACTCTCAGCAGCGGGTTCGCCGGACCGGAGCCTGACCGCTGGACAGTCAGAGCGTTTCACCGTTTCGGTCGCGGACAGCGACGCCTCGGATACAGAACTGCAACTGAGCGTCAACGGAGCGGTCGTGAGTGAACGGCGTCTCTCCCAGCAGCGCGCTGAGGCGACTTTTTCACACCGGTTCAGTACGCCCGGCGAGTACTCTATCGAAATCACTGCCACCGACGGAAACGGGGCCTCCGCTACTGTCGGCTGGGAGGCCGACGTCGCCAGCCGACCACCGGAGTTCCGGAACTGGGACCCGGAGACGTCGAGGTTGTCCGCATTAACCGGTGATACGCTCACGTTCGACGTGGACGCCTCCGACCCCGACGGTCAGCTTGTCGGGTACCAGTGGTATATCGACGACAGCTACGCGGGCAGCGGCCAGACGTTCACTCGACAGTTCGACCGACACGGTCAGTACACTGTCACCGTCGTCGCCAGCGACGCGGACAACGCGAGTCGCGAACGCAGCTGGGACGTGACCGTCAACAGTTTCAATCAGGAGCCGCGTATCGACGACCAAATCAGCGCGGTTCGCCTGGATCGAAACAGCTCGACCGAATTCGCCACGGTGTCGCTGTTGAACCCGAGCGTGAACGATAGAACGGCGAAGGTCGAAGTTATCGTCCGTCCCCCGGACGGTCTGTCCGTGACCTCGGCCGAGAACGTCCAATCCGGGAACCCATCGCAGTACCGTGTCTCCGGCCGGGCCGCTCCCGGGGCGAGTACGAGCCTCACGCTGGGACTGCTGCTGGAGGACGCTTCGATGCTCGGCCGCACCGTCGGTGTCGACTACTCCGTGATTTACTACCCCGAAGGGCAACGTGCCGACAGCGTCGTACTGGACAACTCCACACGGGAGATCGCGATAGGGAACCAGGAGACGGCGACGTCGAGCGCGGGTCGACCCACCAGTGGGTCGGGCGACGGATTTACCGTGCTGACCGCTCTGGCCGGGAGCGTGCTCTCCGCCTGGCTCCTCTCACGTCGACGGGAGTGA
- a CDS encoding ArsR/SmtB family transcription factor, which produces MTDEELSDILKLLSDEHSRKILQETMKRPMSAEELSEVCDISPQSVYRRTDKLSSYDLLDTEMEHDEDGHHFQTYTAAPTQIVIGISEENAEVTISKREKMADRFSEFINQVRDQ; this is translated from the coding sequence ATGACTGATGAGGAGTTGAGTGACATCTTGAAACTCTTAAGCGACGAACACTCGAGAAAGATCCTCCAAGAAACAATGAAACGGCCGATGTCAGCCGAAGAATTGAGTGAGGTGTGTGATATCTCTCCACAGTCAGTCTATCGCCGGACGGACAAGCTCTCGTCTTATGATCTTTTAGATACAGAAATGGAGCATGACGAAGATGGACATCATTTTCAGACGTATACCGCTGCTCCAACTCAGATTGTGATAGGCATTTCTGAGGAGAATGCTGAGGTGACTATCAGCAAACGGGAAAAGATGGCCGACCGTTTCAGCGAGTTCATAAACCAAGTGAGGGATCAATGA
- a CDS encoding DUF4870 domain-containing protein, producing MTANSTGRRNSPNQNTTIAALVHVAGLFFGFVAIAFAYLVTDDEFTKANAANALNWHVPVALIAVPVAVIGVVVSETAGVAIAMIIAIGTICFALIASMKAYRGRAWKYPLVPSVISTS from the coding sequence ATGACAGCGAACAGTACTGGAAGAAGGAATAGTCCCAATCAAAATACCACCATTGCAGCGTTGGTCCACGTTGCTGGCCTGTTCTTTGGTTTTGTTGCTATTGCCTTTGCTTATTTAGTTACCGATGACGAGTTTACAAAAGCAAATGCAGCTAATGCGTTAAATTGGCATGTTCCTGTCGCTTTGATAGCTGTACCAGTCGCTGTGATTGGTGTTGTCGTGAGTGAAACCGCCGGTGTAGCGATAGCGATGATAATAGCGATCGGAACAATCTGCTTTGCGTTAATAGCAAGTATGAAAGCGTATCGAGGCCGAGCGTGGAAGTACCCATTAGTTCCTAGTGTGATCAGTACGTCTTGA
- a CDS encoding type 2 lanthipeptide synthetase LanM family protein yields the protein MPIQEIFTEKQKRCIAGQARTLQERLENPDRCSVGDRTDSEIDELLAQWRDVFPDQRSFECRLRRDDLEISECRDAIGRDELKPSEPIPEWIDQLERVITTIRREFPDEYHEIASETRPVTEDNLVFRELAHGVAAAARKGLRSEPVTDQLSEQAINELSSWFEQRFSSRFSRILYVELKTFVAANDEELAYADPAECDEHPTEYYERFIESLFSGGFAELCLEYPVFSRLLTTQIRQWQEHIGEFSARLEHDRPQIASTFADGETLGDVHKISVLANDTHGDGRAVMAVEFSSGERIVYKPRSVEIGQRFYRTIDQLMEHVTVPSFDSPRYLSRDEYGWMEWIPNEECSTEREVARYYERAGALSCLAYFFEFTDCHYENLISSGSQPMLVDAETIFHPYVDSDRIPRPTGVHATVTENAPLSMLLPYDIDVPAVPEKSDSMAAVMAGFGVSSEKAIIEGRTFPRLKAVNTDVMSVEPTPIEIEREGNIPQLDDRDQVPTDYISELLDGFETTYESILRLRDEGRLSDILDLSGRFSGIENRIVYRPTMEYVQLTRSLNARDCLRDGVRFGIEMEELAVPFCDDTVAEPVPWDLFAAERSRLKKLDPPRLTCQPDSVGVGVDGDEIGIDAEASGLQRSLDRIADADREDLRDQLEIIRGCFGINTRSPSSTSPGEQSPVQVTPSQLRAEAESLFDTIQEAEIPSQRGPAWVSVCSLDETNHLTLRPVDSTLHLGKSGIALLAAALYRVTGEERYRDRALEIVQPVRERVRETRPDPMFLKHGGTNGLGSVLYGLGAVGSLTDCQQLLEDASNITSLLQDRELHDQMHDVGSGAAGTILGLLALHRRYPDPEIVQTAVSFGDTLLESRVETDSGKQVWQTIDQCPPLTGFLHGNCGIAYALSRLWDVTNSSAYLEAAREALEFEAEMYSQTANNWPDRRPWSEQRYPDQWCHGKTGGGLARLGIEELIEDDIVTRGIDRSVTDYESDRLSACDHVCCGNAGRIEFLIESEQRRDGRPGSADDLVTQMVERKQQTGRYRTRADLESLSTPTFLDGNAGIAYTLLRSTAPEKLPCVLLWE from the coding sequence ATGCCAATTCAGGAAATATTTACTGAAAAGCAAAAGAGATGTATTGCAGGACAGGCGAGAACCCTCCAGGAACGACTGGAGAACCCCGACCGTTGCTCTGTAGGGGACCGAACTGACTCCGAAATCGATGAGCTCCTCGCTCAGTGGCGAGACGTCTTTCCGGACCAGCGAAGTTTCGAGTGCCGATTGCGGAGAGACGATCTGGAGATATCAGAGTGCCGTGACGCGATCGGGCGAGACGAACTCAAGCCGAGTGAACCGATTCCGGAGTGGATCGACCAGCTGGAGCGGGTCATCACCACGATACGTCGGGAATTTCCGGACGAGTACCACGAGATTGCGTCGGAGACACGTCCTGTCACTGAAGACAATTTAGTGTTTCGTGAACTCGCACATGGGGTGGCAGCAGCCGCCCGCAAGGGCCTTCGATCAGAACCAGTGACGGACCAACTGAGCGAGCAAGCTATCAACGAACTCAGCAGCTGGTTCGAGCAGCGTTTCTCGAGCCGCTTTTCGCGTATCCTCTATGTCGAGCTGAAGACTTTCGTCGCCGCAAACGACGAAGAACTCGCCTACGCCGATCCAGCCGAGTGCGACGAGCATCCGACCGAGTATTACGAGCGGTTCATCGAATCACTGTTCTCGGGTGGGTTTGCCGAGTTGTGCTTGGAATATCCGGTTTTTTCCAGACTACTCACGACCCAGATCAGGCAATGGCAGGAACATATCGGTGAGTTTAGCGCGAGACTCGAGCACGACCGGCCCCAGATAGCGTCTACGTTCGCGGACGGTGAAACGCTCGGTGATGTCCACAAAATCTCGGTGTTAGCAAACGATACTCACGGCGACGGCCGGGCCGTAATGGCTGTCGAGTTCTCGTCAGGTGAACGCATCGTATACAAACCAAGAAGTGTAGAAATCGGCCAGCGGTTCTATCGCACCATCGACCAACTGATGGAGCACGTTACGGTGCCATCGTTTGATTCGCCTCGGTATCTGAGCAGGGACGAATACGGATGGATGGAATGGATACCGAACGAGGAGTGTTCGACCGAACGCGAGGTTGCTCGCTATTACGAGCGTGCCGGCGCACTGTCGTGTCTTGCGTACTTCTTCGAGTTTACGGACTGCCACTACGAGAACCTCATCTCATCTGGGTCGCAACCGATGCTGGTTGACGCCGAGACCATTTTTCATCCGTACGTGGACTCGGACAGAATACCCCGTCCGACCGGTGTCCACGCGACGGTCACAGAGAACGCCCCCCTCAGTATGCTCTTGCCGTACGATATAGATGTTCCGGCGGTACCAGAAAAGTCGGACAGTATGGCCGCTGTAATGGCTGGCTTCGGTGTTTCTTCTGAGAAGGCGATCATCGAGGGTAGAACGTTTCCACGGCTGAAGGCAGTCAACACTGATGTCATGTCAGTTGAACCGACGCCTATCGAAATCGAACGAGAAGGGAACATCCCACAGTTAGATGATCGCGATCAGGTACCGACCGATTATATATCAGAACTTCTCGACGGGTTCGAAACCACTTACGAATCGATACTTCGGCTACGCGACGAAGGACGACTCTCCGATATTCTCGACCTCTCAGGTCGCTTCAGTGGCATAGAGAATCGGATCGTGTATCGGCCAACGATGGAGTATGTACAGTTGACCCGCTCGCTCAACGCTCGTGATTGCCTTCGTGACGGCGTCAGGTTCGGAATTGAGATGGAAGAGCTCGCCGTGCCGTTCTGTGACGACACGGTTGCAGAGCCCGTGCCATGGGACCTGTTCGCTGCCGAACGGAGCCGATTGAAGAAGCTCGACCCCCCTCGACTGACGTGTCAGCCGGATAGTGTCGGCGTTGGCGTCGACGGCGACGAAATCGGCATCGACGCGGAAGCGTCCGGGTTACAGCGAAGCCTCGACCGTATCGCCGACGCTGACCGTGAGGACCTCCGAGACCAACTCGAAATTATTCGCGGATGCTTCGGTATCAACACCCGTTCTCCGAGCTCCACGTCACCAGGAGAGCAGTCCCCGGTGCAGGTCACTCCCTCACAGTTGCGAGCGGAGGCGGAGTCGCTCTTTGATACGATCCAAGAGGCGGAAATCCCCTCACAACGCGGCCCGGCTTGGGTTTCAGTGTGCTCGCTCGACGAAACGAACCACCTCACGCTTCGGCCGGTCGACAGTACGTTACATCTCGGTAAGAGCGGCATCGCGCTACTCGCCGCTGCACTGTACCGAGTAACAGGCGAGGAACGGTATAGGGACAGAGCCCTCGAAATCGTTCAGCCCGTTCGAGAGCGTGTTCGAGAGACACGGCCAGACCCGATGTTCCTCAAACATGGCGGGACCAATGGACTCGGTTCAGTGCTCTATGGGCTGGGAGCAGTCGGTTCGTTGACCGACTGTCAACAGCTACTGGAGGACGCGAGCAATATCACGTCGCTACTTCAGGACCGGGAGTTACACGATCAGATGCACGACGTGGGGTCGGGAGCCGCGGGAACAATTCTTGGTCTGCTCGCACTTCACCGCCGATATCCTGACCCCGAAATTGTCCAAACAGCCGTTTCGTTTGGTGATACCTTGCTCGAATCGCGGGTCGAAACGGACAGCGGCAAGCAGGTCTGGCAGACAATCGACCAGTGTCCGCCGTTGACGGGCTTTCTCCACGGAAACTGCGGCATAGCATATGCCCTCAGCCGTCTCTGGGACGTAACCAACTCCAGTGCGTATCTGGAGGCGGCGCGAGAGGCGCTCGAATTCGAGGCCGAAATGTATTCTCAGACGGCGAACAACTGGCCGGACCGACGACCGTGGAGCGAACAACGCTACCCGGATCAGTGGTGTCACGGCAAAACGGGTGGTGGATTGGCCCGACTCGGCATCGAAGAACTGATCGAGGATGACATTGTCACGCGGGGAATCGACCGTTCGGTTACCGATTACGAGTCAGACCGATTGAGTGCTTGCGATCACGTCTGCTGTGGCAATGCCGGACGGATCGAGTTCCTCATCGAGTCGGAACAGCGACGGGACGGCCGGCCCGGATCCGCAGACGATCTCGTCACGCAGATGGTTGAACGGAAACAACAGACTGGAAGGTACCGAACGCGAGCAGACCTCGAATCACTTTCGACGCCGACGTTTCTTGACGGAAATGCCGGCATCGCGTACACTTTGCTTCGGTCGACAGCGCCGGAAAAATTGCCTTGTGTTCTGTTGTGGGAGTGA
- a CDS encoding ABC transporter permease, with product MSLRSNSTDRSVLNLIRVVAEREVLLQFRYPLNLAGILATFLLVFSVIFFGGRAIAGQAMDESISGIVIGYFLWMMSTTAFMDIGQEIGKEAEWGTLERHFITPFSFGFVLFTKAALKLVVTAVLSLVMLAIMLVLTGEQLQFDALTIVPVVLFSLSSVFGVGFAIGGLSVLYKQVSNWMPLLQFAFAGLIAAPTTDFWLLRLLPLVQGSNMLQAAMKDGVRLWSFSATEIGLLVATGVGYLVVGYAFFTVCQRRARHLGVLGDY from the coding sequence ATGTCCCTCCGGTCGAACTCGACGGATCGCTCGGTGTTGAACTTGATTCGAGTCGTCGCCGAGCGTGAAGTTCTGCTCCAGTTCCGATACCCGCTCAACCTCGCTGGTATCCTCGCCACGTTCCTACTGGTATTCTCGGTGATATTTTTCGGCGGGCGTGCGATTGCCGGCCAGGCTATGGACGAGTCGATTTCCGGGATAGTTATTGGCTACTTCCTGTGGATGATGTCGACGACTGCGTTCATGGACATCGGCCAAGAAATCGGGAAGGAAGCCGAGTGGGGAACGCTCGAACGTCACTTCATCACTCCATTCAGCTTCGGGTTTGTCCTGTTTACGAAGGCAGCACTGAAGCTGGTCGTCACAGCGGTACTGTCGCTGGTGATGCTGGCTATTATGCTCGTTCTCACGGGGGAACAGTTGCAATTTGACGCCCTCACTATCGTTCCAGTTGTCTTGTTCTCGCTCTCCTCGGTGTTCGGCGTTGGATTTGCCATCGGTGGCCTGTCGGTACTCTACAAGCAGGTCAGTAACTGGATGCCGCTCTTGCAGTTCGCGTTCGCTGGATTGATCGCGGCACCAACCACTGATTTCTGGCTTCTCCGTCTCCTGCCCCTCGTGCAGGGGAGCAACATGCTTCAGGCAGCCATGAAAGATGGAGTTCGCCTCTGGTCGTTCAGCGCGACCGAAATCGGGCTCCTGGTCGCGACGGGGGTCGGTTATCTCGTCGTCGGTTACGCTTTCTTCACTGTTTGTCAACGGAGAGCGCGTCACCTCGGCGTTCTTGGAGATTATTGA